The Sphingobium sp. JS3065 genome includes a region encoding these proteins:
- a CDS encoding HpcH/HpaI aldolase/citrate lyase family protein yields the protein MTSVDPAASHRPDLFPGRAGGRAPLWRSLLYVPANVQKFVDRASRSEADAIQLDLEDGVAPPDKADARRGIAVAARRIAASGIDVIVRINRPLALAVRDIEASVGPDVMALSLPKVESADHVRLLSEVVGEAELRAGMNPGGTRFILGIESPSAWFQMQAIAAADTRNVAMLLGTEDFATAVGMAVSAENFAGPKQMMVLAATAAGIAPLGIVGSFANFRDTDNFRAMVLKSRQLGFRGSSCIHPDQIPILNAGFSPPEEEVENARKIVEKFSAAQKGAVGLDGNMIDLPVLERARALLYEHQRIMERATRVGN from the coding sequence GTGACCTCGGTCGATCCGGCAGCTTCGCATCGCCCCGACTTGTTCCCGGGACGCGCAGGCGGCCGAGCGCCACTGTGGCGCTCTCTCCTTTACGTCCCTGCAAATGTGCAGAAGTTCGTCGATCGGGCCTCTCGGTCCGAAGCGGATGCGATCCAACTCGACCTTGAGGATGGCGTTGCACCTCCCGACAAGGCGGATGCACGTCGCGGAATTGCTGTGGCTGCGCGCAGGATCGCGGCGAGCGGCATCGACGTGATTGTTCGAATCAACCGTCCCCTTGCACTTGCGGTGCGGGACATAGAGGCCAGCGTCGGTCCCGATGTGATGGCTCTCTCCCTGCCCAAGGTGGAAAGCGCCGACCATGTCAGACTGCTCAGCGAGGTGGTGGGTGAAGCTGAGTTGCGGGCAGGAATGAATCCGGGAGGCACTCGCTTCATCCTGGGCATCGAATCGCCCTCGGCCTGGTTTCAGATGCAGGCGATCGCAGCCGCCGACACCCGGAACGTTGCGATGCTGCTTGGCACGGAAGATTTCGCCACCGCGGTAGGCATGGCGGTGAGCGCTGAAAATTTCGCCGGCCCGAAGCAGATGATGGTGCTGGCGGCTACGGCGGCGGGCATCGCTCCTCTTGGCATCGTGGGCAGTTTCGCCAATTTCCGGGACACCGATAATTTTCGCGCGATGGTGCTAAAAAGCCGCCAGCTTGGCTTCAGGGGATCGAGTTGCATCCATCCTGACCAGATACCCATTCTCAATGCTGGATTCTCTCCGCCTGAAGAAGAAGTCGAAAACGCCCGGAAGATCGTGGAGAAATTCAGTGCCGCACAGAAAGGCGCTGTGGGGCTCGATGGCAATATGATTGACTTGCCCGTATTGGAGCGAGCCCGGGCGTTGCTATATGAGCATCAGCGCATAATGGAGCGTGCGACACGCGTCGGCAATTGA
- a CDS encoding amidohydrolase family protein, protein MLDNYRFNETAEAYDSLVRGHPLPYGRAPQPRPEGQMELPEGTIVVSADNHWSVVDDIFYENFPAHLKEKAPRIVKTEDGEYQWIMNGKVMMPPAAARLVATFEKVPGCVSIEPRMRDFDVEGVQKEIAFGNGINLFHHVPDLEVRDWVFRIYNQHLKEMNQLAPGRFFGVGQVNVGNLEKIRDAVFEAKDLGLKTIQLPINPKGPDGKPMNYCMPEVDALWSAIEDADIPICFHVGEAHADGPGGEGVTVMTQFAGFRKNLGELIFGGILDRFPKLQVAFVEAEINWVPGALQTASMLYECYQQALNPKLKQHPRYYWENNCYAVFMHDPAGMRLLDIVGADRVMWSQDYPHAEGGFGWCWDSIKAVLDVTTPEQARMILGGTAMKVFKLD, encoded by the coding sequence ATGCTCGACAATTATCGCTTCAATGAAACCGCGGAGGCCTATGACAGTCTGGTGCGGGGGCATCCTCTGCCCTACGGTCGCGCTCCGCAGCCTAGGCCCGAGGGCCAGATGGAGCTGCCGGAAGGGACAATCGTGGTGTCAGCCGACAATCACTGGTCTGTCGTTGACGACATTTTCTACGAGAATTTCCCGGCCCATCTGAAGGAAAAGGCGCCCCGGATCGTCAAGACCGAGGACGGCGAATATCAGTGGATCATGAACGGCAAGGTCATGATGCCGCCCGCCGCCGCGCGCCTGGTCGCGACATTCGAGAAGGTGCCGGGCTGCGTGTCGATCGAACCGCGGATGCGGGATTTCGATGTCGAAGGGGTCCAGAAGGAAATCGCTTTCGGCAATGGCATCAACCTCTTTCACCACGTTCCCGACCTTGAAGTGCGTGACTGGGTTTTCCGTATCTACAATCAGCATCTGAAGGAGATGAACCAGCTGGCGCCCGGCCGCTTCTTTGGCGTGGGGCAGGTCAATGTCGGCAATCTCGAAAAGATCCGCGACGCCGTGTTCGAGGCGAAGGATCTGGGATTGAAGACGATCCAGCTGCCGATTAATCCCAAGGGACCGGACGGCAAGCCGATGAACTATTGCATGCCCGAGGTCGATGCCCTCTGGTCCGCGATAGAAGATGCGGACATACCGATCTGTTTCCATGTGGGCGAGGCGCATGCCGACGGTCCAGGCGGCGAGGGCGTCACCGTGATGACGCAGTTCGCCGGCTTCAGGAAGAATTTGGGCGAACTGATCTTCGGCGGCATCCTGGATCGCTTTCCCAAGCTTCAGGTCGCCTTTGTGGAGGCTGAAATCAACTGGGTGCCCGGCGCTCTCCAGACGGCATCGATGCTGTACGAATGCTATCAGCAGGCACTTAATCCCAAGCTGAAGCAGCATCCGCGCTATTATTGGGAAAATAACTGCTATGCGGTCTTCATGCACGATCCCGCCGGCATGCGTCTGCTCGACATCGTCGGCGCAGACCGCGTCATGTGGAGCCAGGATTATCCGCATGCGGAAGGCGGCTTTGGCTGGTGCTGGGATTCGATCAAGGCGGTGCTGGATGTAACCACACCCGAGCAAGCCCGCATGATCCTGGGCGGCACGGCCATGAAGGTTTTCAAGCTCGACTGA
- a CDS encoding IclR family transcriptional regulator, translated as MDAIKSAKRTLELFELFADIRRPARVVEIQNRLDLPQSSTSKLLRMFVKMGYLQYDPAHRTFYPTLRVTLLGGWLHDQWFGHDSLLMTMESLREKLGTSVLLGIQNDKHVLYMLALQALVQPRPPLATGTLRPICRAAAGKALLMHKAEGDIGRLVRRINAEEPDSTLHVDLKDLLADLAECRARGYALSEGAIVASSGVVAMPLPRLPGQPAMALGVGAPLDWLRENVGEVVETLRSQISAMGEKSGE; from the coding sequence ATGGATGCGATAAAATCTGCAAAGCGGACGCTTGAACTGTTTGAGCTGTTCGCGGACATCCGTCGCCCGGCACGCGTTGTTGAAATTCAAAACCGGTTGGACCTTCCACAATCTAGTACCTCCAAGCTGCTGCGCATGTTCGTGAAGATGGGTTATCTTCAATATGATCCAGCACACCGAACCTTCTATCCCACACTTCGCGTAACCCTGCTCGGCGGATGGCTGCACGACCAGTGGTTCGGGCATGATAGTTTGCTGATGACCATGGAATCGCTACGTGAGAAGCTCGGAACAAGCGTTCTACTGGGCATTCAGAACGACAAGCATGTGCTATACATGCTCGCGCTGCAGGCTCTGGTCCAGCCGCGACCGCCACTCGCCACGGGTACGCTGCGTCCTATCTGCCGGGCTGCAGCTGGCAAGGCGCTGCTGATGCACAAAGCTGAGGGCGATATTGGCCGGCTGGTCAGACGCATAAATGCAGAGGAGCCGGACAGCACCCTGCATGTCGATCTGAAAGATCTTCTCGCGGATCTCGCGGAATGTCGTGCGCGAGGCTATGCTTTGAGCGAAGGCGCTATCGTCGCGAGCAGCGGCGTCGTGGCCATGCCGCTGCCCAGATTACCGGGCCAGCCCGCCATGGCGCTGGGCGTGGGCGCTCCGCTGGACTGGTTGCGTGAGAATGTTGGGGAAGTGGTAGAGACATTGAGGAGCCAGATTTCGGCCATGGGCGAGAAATCCGGCGAATGA